The genomic window ATCTTGTAAGTTGATGCGTCCACCAAAGCCTAATGATGCCAAAATGGCAATTTTATCTGCTGCGTCTAAGCCATCGACATCGGCTGTGGGGTCAGCCTCAGCATAACCCAAACGCTGGGCATCAGCTAAGACATCGCTGAAGTTGCTGCCTTCTGTTTGCATCCGCGTCAGGATGTAGTTAGTTGTACCGTTAACGATGCCTGTTACAGTATGAATGCGGTTAACACTTAAAGACTGCTTTAGGGGTTGAATCACAGGAATCCCACCACCCACAGCAGCTTCTAGCATGACGTATACGCCAGCTTGATTGGCAGTTGTGAAAATTTCCGCTCCAAAGCGGGCGATCGCTGCTTTATTGGCAGTGACTACATGCTTACCATTACTTAAAGCTTTGAGGATTAGCGATCGCGCAGGCTCCAATCCACCCATCACCTCGACAACAATATCTACCGCTGGATCGTTGACAATAGCTTCTATATCTGTGGTTAATACTTCCGTAGACAATTCTACTGCCCGGGGTTTATCTAGCGATCGCACTCCCACCCGATAGATTTCTATCTCTTGCAACAACGGGTGACGCCCAGCCCTATCTTGCAACAACTGCACTGTCCCCGTTCCCACGGTGCCTAATCCCAGTATTCCTAGTTTCACACCCACAAATTTTGCACCCAATTTATTTTTTAAGTATTGAGTGCTGAGTGCTAAGTAGTTAGAAGTACTTAGTACTTTCCCACTCAGAACCTAGAACTCTTTCCTCAACTATTTATAATATTCATAACAAAACAATTGTAGGGTGAGCATTGCCCACCCTACTCATTCATAACTCAGAACGGCCTAAACCATAGCTATCCGCTAACGGAACTCAGCACTTAGTAGGTTTCTACGTGCCAGCGATGAGCTTTCTTGAGTTCCTTTTGGTAATTACTCCAGGTTACACCTTCCTTAGCAGCAGCAGTAGTTAAGGCTGCATCAATACCTTCTTCCATACCCCGCAAACCGCAGATGTAGGTGTGAGTTTTTTCATTTTTAATCAACTGCCACAATTCATCAGCATGTTCCGCTACGCGGTCTTGGATGTACATTCTACCGCCTTGAGGATTTTTCTGTTCACGGCTGATGGCACCAGTGAGGCGGAAGTTATCAGGATATTTTTGTTGAATTTCTTCCAGTTCTTCCTTATATAAGAGGTTTGGAGTTGTCGGCACACCAAATATTAGCCAAGAGAATCCTTTAAATTCGTATTCTGAGTTAGCTGCTCTTTCGGCATCTTTAAACTGACGCCACAGATAAGCCCGCATGGGGGCAATACCTGTTCCAGTTGCCAACATGATTACATTAGCATCGGGGTCTTGGGGTAACAACATTTCCTTACCCACAGGCCCTGTAATTTTTACATCTGCTCCTGGTTCCAGGAAACACAGGTGTGTAGAGCAAACACCGTAGACTGTTTCACTAGTTTCTGGGTGCTTGTACTCCAACTGGCGGACGCACAGTGAGACTGTCTTATCATCGACATCATCGCCATGACGAGTTGAGGCGATGGAATATAGTCTAAGTTTTTCCGGCTTGCCGTTCTTGTCTAATCCTGGTGGAATAATGCCAATACTTTGACCTTCTATATACTTCAAATCCCCGGCAGAAATATCAAATTTGAGGTGTTGAACAATACCAATCCCACCTTCTTTGACTAGCGGTTCATTAGATATTACCTTGCCAATAAATGGAGCATTGGGACGGTAAGTGTTGACAGGAATGTCACCTTGGTCTTTTTTGGCTTTCGCTTGAGTCATGGTGTTGCCTTTCTTGTCCTTGTTCTTGAGCTGTTCTTGTGCTGGTGGTTTAGCTAAGTCTTTAGCTTCACTATCAGCATTTACAGGTGTGGCTTTACCATTCCCTTCACTGTTAGCAGTTTCCCCAGATGTAGCTAACTCGCTGACTTCGCTGTTAGCATTCCCAAGTGAGGCTTTACCATTAACTTGCTCTAGAGCAGTTATGGGCTGGATGCTAACAATTGTGCCGCCTAGACGAGTGATACGTCGCATTTCTTGATTCATGCGGTTGTAAGGCACTCTGATGAACACACTGCCACTTTTACGAATTGGGTAGTTAGTTTGATCAGTTTCTTCCCTCTGACGCAAACCCACTACTTCATATACGAAGACGCGGCTACCTAATTCTGTGTTGGCAGCACCCTCAACAGCACCTTGATTGTACATTCGTTCTACCACTCCGATAATTTACTTAACCGTTTTTCAAAAAAAACTATTCCCCTACCTTGCCAGCTTTAGTTTAGCGGATTTTCGTTTCACAAAACTGGAGAAGGAAGGAAAAACGGCATCATTAAATTAATGCCTTGCTAAGTATACTCACCAAAGACATGCAGGCATAGCAAAAAACACACCTGTTCACCTTCTAAGGTAAAGGATAAGTCTTGTGGAGAATGTTAATAATGAGTCAATTTAATCTTTTTTTCGTTAACTACCACCCCCATCAGGGAGATAGCTTTTACCTTACTACCTAACGAGTAACTTCCAATGACAGATATTGTCGGAGGGGTGCTTTGATTGGTGGAAGTTACCACTCAGTTTCCCTCCAAAAATTGCGGTTGTGCTTGCCTACTCCAAGAGTTTAAATCGGAGAATGCCAAGGAGAGGAAGGTTTTCTTCCGATTGGTTTTACTTATTTAAATCTACTACTCTCCCGAAATGTTGTTAGCTATATTCATCACCTGTCTATAGATAATTAGATCATTAGTACATTGTGGCGTCAGTTTGCCTACCTTTAACAAGGGATTTTGCCCCAAGTCTGGTCAATGTTAGGTAGTTTACAGCCAATAATTTGACTAATGCAATTTTTTTGCTCATTCGTTGGATAGATTTTTGCTTTGAATATCTTAGGCATTGTCAAGCCGGAATTACAATTTAAGAAGATCAACAAATTCGTGGCAATAATAAATTATACCTTATAGACTTGATTATATATATCACAAGTAGCACCTTGACAGAGGTACAACACTGATGGGCGGTGCTGATCCCCATTTTTAAATTAACAGCTAAATCAACAAAATGATTGATGAACCACGCTAATTCTTCTAGACAGCAATCTTGTATGGAATACCCCCTTCTGTTAAAATCAAATACACCACTAGGATTAAATACTTACCGGCACCAACATTCAGGCTAGTCCGACGAGTAGCAACTTAATTACTTTGTTGCCTACCCGCTTGGTGTCTTATAGATGTGCTAGGTAGCAAGAACGCAGGATAAACCAAAGGGGTAAACTCCTGGCTTCAGAATCTGCTGTGTGAAAAAATATTGAGACAATTTTAGTATTTTAGAGGAGATTTATGACAAGTAAGCCGGAACGCGTGGTACTGATTGGAGTAGCCGGAGACTCTGGGTGTGGGAAATCTACGTTTTTGCGTCGTTTGATAGATTTGTTTGGTGAAGATTTAATGACAGTCATCTGCTTGGATGACTATCACTCCCTGGATCGCAAACAGCGTAAAGAAACGGGGATAACTGCATTAGACCCCAGGGCGAACAATTTTGACCTGATGTATGAGCAAATTAAAGCGCTCAAAAATGGTCAAGGGATTGATAAGCCGATTTACAACCATGAAACCGGCTTGCTTGATCCGCCAGAGCGGATCGAGCCGAATCGCATTATAGTTGTTGAAGGACTACATCCTTTATATGATGAGCGGGTGCGATCGCTAATCGACTTCAGTGTTTATTTTGACATTAGCGATGAAGTCAAAATTGCCTGGAAAATTCAGCGAGATATGGCTGAACGTGGTCATCGCTACGAAGATGTGTTAGCGCAAATCAATTCTCGCAAACCTGACTTTGATAAGTTTATCGAACCACAAAGAGAATTTGCCGATGTAGTTCTTCAGGTATTACCCACGAACTTGATCAAAAACGACACCGAGCGCAGAGTCTTAAGGGTACGTATGCTCCAGCGGGAAGGTAAGGAAGGCTTTGATCCAACCTACTTGTTTGATGAAGGGTCAACAATTAATTGGACTCCCTGTGGACGCAAGCTAACCTGTTCCTACCCTGGTATGCAACTGTACTACGGTTCAGATGTTTACTACGGCCGCTATGTCTCAGTACTAGAAGTGGATGGTCAATTTGATAACTTGGAAGAAGTAATTTATATCGAAACCCATCTCAGCAATACATCCACAAAATATCAGGGTGAATTGACTCATTTGTTACTCCAGCATCGTGAGTATCCAGGTTCCAATAATGGTACTGGTTTCTTCCAAGTACTTACAGGTTTGAAAATGCGTGCTGCCTATGAGCGGTTGACAGCTACGGAAGCAAAGTTAGCGGTTCAGGTTTAAAAGCAGCAGTGTTTGTGTCAAAGTTTGTGGGGGCGCTTCTGAGTGTCCTCTTTTTTTGTGTTATTAAATACATTTTATTCACAAAATAATTAGCATAAATTTATCTTATTTACAGATACTTACCTTATAGATAGTGGTTTTTATCAATATTAAGAAGATACTAACTACTGAAGTATAAATATTGTTATGATTTCATAAATTAGATAGTTGAACTAAATACCCACATTTAGTCAGCGAAAAAAACTCACTAAAGGAGGAATTTCCTTTGTCTCGTCGATATCTATTTACCTCCGAGTCAGTCACCGAAGGTCATCCCGATAAAATCTGCGATCAGATTTCTGATACCATTCTGGATGCCTTACTGACACAAGACCACAGCAGCCGTGTCGCCGCTGAAGTAGTAGTTAATACTGGTTTGGTGCTAATCACTGGTGAAATAACCACCAAAGCCAATGTGAATTTCGTCAATCTTGCCCGCAAAAAAATTGCCGAAATTGGCTATACCAATGCTGATAATGGCTTTTCTGCTAACAGCACCAGCGTTTTGGTAGCTTTAGACGAACAATCACCTGATATAGCCCAAGGCGTTAACACCGCCCAAGAAACCCGCCACGAAGATAGTGATGAACTATTCGACAAAATTGGCGCGGGCGATCAAGGTATAATGTTCGGTTTTGCCAGCAACGAAACACCAGAACTGATGCCCTTACCCATCAGTCTCGCCCACCGCATTGCTCGCCGATTAGCAGCAGTCCGGAAAACGGGTGAACTACCATACCTGCGTCCTGACGGGAAAACCCAAGTAACTGTGGCTTACGAAGACGGGCGCCCTGTAGGCATTGATACAATTCTGATTTCCACCCAGCATACAGCCACTATTGGGGAAATTACTGATGAGGCGGCGGTACAAGCCAAGATTAAACAAGACCTCTGGTCAGCAGTGGTCGAACCTGTTTTTGGCGACATTGACATTAAGCCTAATCAGGAAACACGTTTTTTAGTTAACCCCACTGGCAAATTTGTCGTTGGTGGCCCTCAGGGAGACTCCGGTTTGACAGGACGGAAAATAATCGTTGACACCTACGGTGGTTATTCACGGCATGGTGGCGGCGCTTTTTCCGGTAAAGACCCCACCAAGGTAGACCGCTCTGCTGCCTATGCGGCTCGCTATGTGGCGAAAAATATTGTTGCCGCTGGGTTAGCAGACAAAGTTGAAATCCAGCTATCCTATGCTATCGGCGTAGCGCGACCAACAAGCATTCTGGTGGATACCTTTGGTACTGGCAAAGTAGATGAAGAAACCTTACTGGAATTAATCAACCAGCACTTTGAACTGCGTCCAGCAGGGATTATCCATGCCTTCAACCTACGCAACTTACCAAGTGAACGAGGCGGACGTTTTTATCAGGACGTCGCGGCTTACGGTCACTTTGGGCGGGCTGATTTAGACTTGCCTTGGGAACAGACCGATAAAGCCGAATTGTTGAAGCAAGCAGCAAACGAGTCACTTTCAGCAGTAGTTGCTCCGGCACTAACTTAGACTAATACGTTACTACAAAACATCTAAGATGTTTATCTGAGGGTATAAGCAACTTAACAACTTGCTTATACCCTTATTTATCTTTCAACTGTCGTCAGTTAAGAATTATCAGTGAAAATTTTAGACGCGAATTTCGCGTCTCTACATAGGTTGATGCTGACCTTTAGCCATCTCCTTAGTGTCCAAACTGTACGTTCGCTGATTTTTGAGGGTGGGAGAGAATTAAGTCTTGCACTGCCTTCTATGTAGCTGATAAAGAGATTCTGGTAATTTCATTAGTGAAAGTATTTGTCGCTGGAGAGCGGAAAGAGGTGTAATGAAGATGGTAAAATCTGGTAGCGAATAGCCCTCTTCTGTCACTCTCCGGAGTGAGCAAGTAGTAACTAAGTGAAATTATCCAGAAGCATAACAGGGTTTAAATTGATTCATTTGACTAATTAATTGATTGAATCCCAGCAATAAATTAGAATTGCGGAAAATATGTATCCAGGGATAAATCAACCAAAATAGTAAAAGTGGTTGGGCAATGAGACGCAGATTATTTAAAGTATTCTTCCATTCGCATTTCTAGTTCCATTGTTGATGATTAGAAAAATCAACAAAACTATTTTCTTGTACCTCATACTAATTCTGTATGAAGATGCGCCATATATGAAAAACGAACCGCAAAGGGCGCAAAGGACACAAAGGAAGAAACAAATAAGAAGTTAAGAAAATTTAGCGCAGCCTCACAAAGAAATGGTATCAGTTTCAATTTTTCGAGATATATTTAAGCCTAAGAAGGCTGGAGAATTTAAACTAATCCGCAGTGTAAACACAAAAAATAATTTCCCACCCTTCGGGTTCGCCAGTCGCTACAACGGGGGGAAAAAGCAGATTAGAGTACGCAGCGTCTAAAATTTAGCTCTAATCGGTCTGGTTAACTTGGCGTTACATACTTGTAAATATTTCCCGCCCACTTACTTAGTAGAGGGTATGAGTTTGGAAGAGCCACCGCCAACACAGAAACCATGTACTGATTATTCATAGTGGCTCGTCGTGACTTTTGGCAAATACAAGGGTTAGCTCAACCAAGTACAGCTTTGAAATAACCTGTTATTTAGTGAGAAGCGATCGCCAAGCATAACACCTCGAACAATCAGAGGTGGTAACTCAGTGATGTAAAATCCTGAAGATAGTAAAAGGTGATTAACAGAGTCTGAATAGAATGGTACAGGATAAGAAGTCAACGGTTGTAATCACAGGTGCCTCTTCAGGGGTCGGTTTGTACGCTGCCAAGGCTCTTGCTCAAAGGGGATGGTACGTAGTGATGGCCTGTAGGGATATAGCGAAAGCTCAACTTGCAGCCCAATCTGTGGGAATCCCCCACCAGGGCAGCTACACTATCATGCATATCGACCTTGGCTCAATGGATAGCGTTCGACAATTTGTGAACAACTTCCGAGCAAGCGGTAACTCCCTAGACGCTTTAGTGTGCAACGCCGCAATTTATATGCCTTTGTTAAAGGAGCCACTCCGAAGCCCAGAAGGATTTGAGTTAAGTGTTGCGACAAATCACCTCGGACATTTCCTTTTGTGCAACCTAATGCTAGAGGATCTGAAGAAGTCATCATCTTCAGAGCCAAGGCTGGTAATTTTAGGAACTGTCACCCACAATCCTGACGAACTGGGTGGGAAAATTCCGCCGCGTCCAGACTTGGGCGATTTGCAAGGCTTTGCAGAAGGATTTAAAGAGCCAATCTCGATGATTGACGGCAAGAAATTTGAACCAGTCAAAGCTTACAAGGACAGCAAGGTTTGCAACGTGCTGACTATGCGGGAACTGCATCAGCGCTATCACGAGTCAACTGGTATCGTCTTCAATTCTCTCTATCCGGGATGTGTTGCAGAAACGCCGCTATTCCGAAACCACTATCCCCTGTTTCAGAAAATCTTCCCATTATTCCAGAAGTACATCACTGGGGGATATGTGTCTCAGGAGTTGGCGGGAGAACGGGTTGCGGCGGTGGTTGCTGATCCTGAGTACAATCAATCTGGTGCTTATTGGAGTTGGGGAAATCGCCAGAAGGAAGATGGCAAGTCCTTTGTTCAAAAGGTTTCTCCTCAAGCGCGTGATGATGAAAAAGGCGATCGCATGTGGCAACTAAGCGCCAAGTTGGTTGGACTTGCATGATGGCATCGGACTTGGCATTACTATGCGTGTAGGTAACGAATGGTTGAGGTGATTCTAGGTCACCTCTGACTTTATTGATAGTTTTATTTAAATTACGCTATACAGTCAATACAGTTTTGAAAAAAGCTGGTATTAGTGCTAACAGGAATAAATAGATGATGAGTTTTTACCTCAGTAAGCACTGAATCGGGCTGTATGTGCCGCTTCACTCTCCATTCCCTAATCTTGACTTCTACCTGTAGCAGATGTACAATTACGATCGTATAGAAGGGGAGTAGCTGCTGGCAAAAAAACTTAAAAGCCAGTACATCTGAATCAACATACTGGCGATGAGCCTGGTTCAGGTGGCAAGTAATCAATATTTGAAAGCGAGACCTTCACTAAGTTCACACCGAAAAGTGTAAACTTGGTGAGGTCTTTTGGTTCTCATCAAGCTTCACATCGGTAAACGATTCTTCAGGAGCTTGAGAGAGTGTTAACAGCTTTTACCGCAGCTTTATTATTAATTACAGTTTCAGAATTAGGCGATAAAACATTTTTTATTGCTGTGATTTTGGCAATGCACCACTCGCGGCGACTAGTATTTACAGGTGTGACAGCCGCTTTAGCCGCGATGACAATCCTTTCGGTGCTATTTGGACAAGCGGTATCTTTGTTGCCAAAAAATTATATTCATTACGCCGAAATAGCTTTGTTTATTGCCTTTGGTATCAAGCTGTTATACGACGCTAGTAAGATGTCCGCAGCAGCTTGTGATACAGAAGTTGTACAAGAGGCTGAAGCTGCGGTGAAAAAAGCAGATTTGCAGTTACCAAAGCAAAAGACTTCCTTGGGAATTGTAATAGAAGCCTTTGTATTGACATTTATGGCAGAGTGGGGCGATCGCACCCAAATTGCCACCATTGCCCTAGCAGCCGGAAATAATCCAATTGGAGTGACAATAGGTGCAATTTTCGGACATGCCATTTGTGCTGCGATCGCAGTTATCGGCGGAAAAATGATTGCCGGACGCATTTCTGAGCGTCAACTCACCTTGATTGGCGGATGCCTGTTTTTGGTCTTTGGTGTTGTTGCTGCCATTGAAGGAGCGTGAGGGGATGAAGGGGACAAGGGGACTGGGAAGTAAGAATTTTAGATTTTAGACTTCGGCTACGCTCAGTCGAACGATTTTAGATTAAAGAATTGAAATTTAATCTAAAAGACGCTCTCTTACGAGACGCTGCGCGTAGCTTGCTTCCCCGAAGGGGTACGCGGACTCGCTCTAAGCGTTCGCGTAGCGTCTCGTAGAGAAGCCATGCCGCAGGCTTTACGCTGCGCTATCATCAATTCCATTATCCAAAATTGAATTGCCCAATGCCCATTACTTGGGAGTACTCTCCAATGATGGTGCGGGAGATGCAGCAGGATTTGGGATAGGGGAAGCCGTTGCTGCGTTTTTAATTTCATCTTTGTACTGAGCAGGTGCTAAAGCTGCGGCACTATTAAACAAAAGTTTTGCATCTGCGTCTTTGCCCTGTTGTTTTAGGAGCATCGCTTTTGCCACAACGGGGCGAAAATCTTTGGGATCTTTCTTAATTGCTTGGTCATATACAGAGCTAGCTTGAGCGTAGCGTTTCTGGGAAGCGTGAACAGAACCTAACAGTACTTGTACGGCTACCGTATCTACACTTCCAGACTGAATTGTATTTGCTTGGGCTGCGTTAGAGAGGGTTTCTTGCAGCAAACCAATGGCCGCTTCTGGGCGTTGCTGACTGATCAACAGAGCCACCATTCCTTGTAAAGCCTTCAAATCGCCTGGTTTCGTGGACAAAACCGAGCGATAAGCTTGAGCGGCTCCTTCGCGATCGCCAATTTGCTGTTTGGCTTGAGCCAGTAGCACTGAATATTCTGACTGTTCGGGATTCAGCTTGGCTAGCTTTTCTAGGGGTTCAATGACGACTTGGATATCAGCTGGTTTAACCTCACCTTTTTCTTTTTGACTCAGTAATTGTAGTCGTGCCTGCAATAAGCCCTTAAGCGCAGTCTGATTTTCTGGTTCCCTTTGCAAAACCTGTTCATAACCCCGTACTTCGTCTTCCAGTTTTGATTTTTGGTCAGCGGAGGTCAAAGTGCCTCTGCTGCTAGCTGCATTCTGGCTTGAGGGTGGCATATTATTAAATGCTCCAATTATGGGAATCACCGAAACACCCACAAAAGCAAGAACTGCCAGCGCCAAGACGACTTGAACTATCCAGCGATTGCGCGGTTGAGACACAGTTTTGTCTTTCTCCTAAATTTTAATGACATTATCATTTACACAAATCGTAAAGTTAAAAATTTCCAAAACTTTGCGGAATACCGCCAATTGCCTGTGAATTTTATAACAATTAACTATCTACACTGCTAAAGTAAGTGATGACTTTAGGAGGAGCCGTCAAAATAGTAGCTATGATATGCTTCCGAAACTAGTGTAAAGGCGCTAAATTACACATTTAGTGTTTATACACTAAATTTAGCGCCTTTAGGATTGTGTAGAGCACTCTGGTGTGACTTTGTGAAAAACAAATATATTTTCATTAGTCGCACAAATGCTCTTTCCAGCTGCCTTTGTAAAATCCCACAATGGGATCTGTCTGTGCCGCAAGGAGTTTTTATGAATTCCGACCTGATGCCGTTGCCTGAATCCTCCAATTCTTCTGCCTCTAACCAGGGCCCAACTAACGTAGAGGCAGCCGCTAATGTTCACATAGCAGCCCACTCCTCTAAATCTGAAAATTCGCCTGTCAAACCCAGCGAGACTGACTCAAATGATGGGTTTGCTAATCGACTGCAACCGATTCCACCTCCCAGCGAACCGATGCAGTACCGAGCGATCGGGTTAGTCCGGGGTCGCTATCATGCTAGCAGCGAACAATTTACACAAGGTACGCTGCTGACCAAAGATGGTGTAGAACTCAATGCCGTCCTCCTAGGCCGGATTATGAGCTTAGTCAAAAATCACCTAGACTTAGAAAAAGAACATTTGTGGGTGGTATATCCACGTACAAGACAAGAAAATGATACCTTGCACATCCAAATCGTTGGAGTTTGGGAGCCAGAAAATCTGGCTAAAAACTCAACAGATGAGGACGAGTCAGACTTAGAGTTGCAAGAGTTACAGACACCTGATCATGGCTTATCCGAAAACTCTGAATTAAGTACAACTGCCCTAATACCTTCATCAGAAGTTGCAGATGGTGGTTTTTCTGTTCGTGGTGAGGTAGTATACCAGTCTTTTGACGCTAAGAGCTTAGTAGTCAAAATTAGGCAGGCTGCACGCAAACCAACTGACAAACCCAAATATTTTAAGTTGAAATTGAGGGGTGTGCTGACCACCAAAGCAGTAGGAAAGTTCTGGGACTTCCAAGCCAAGCGGGAAGCTGATGTTTTGATCGTAGAAAAAGCTGAGGCGATCGCTGACTTGCCCAAAAAACGCAAACCACCATTCAAAGGTGGTCCTCGTGCTGGTGGTGGTGCTGCTGGTGGTAGAAAACCATTCCCCCCCAAACGCAGTGGCGAAACCCCTCGTCCCATCAAGAAAACAGGCGCAGGCGGCGACCCCTCTGTAGTGTCAAAACCTATACCGAAAACGCCCGCTCCTAAGCCCATCAAGCGACCAAAACCAAATCAAGAGTAGGGCTTTGGCTATGGGGCAATTCAATTTTAGATTTTGGATTGATGATTTTAGATTAAATTTCAATTCTTTAATCTAAAATCCAAAATCTAAAATCTAAAATTTTTACTCCCCAGTCCCCAATATCAAAAATCCGTTCGACGGTCTTGGGGTAGAAAAGATCGCTCCATCGGAATTGGGGAAACTGGTTCTGTAAGGGTAAACGTACCTGCTTCGATCCACTTTTTCAGCTCTAGGGCGACTTGCCTAGAAAAAAACAAACTCGCTAAAGGGGCAACGCGTACTGCTTTGCCCTCAATGGTGATACTCCCAGACTTGAGTTGAGCGTAACTCACCAAACCAAAGGTGGGACGGACGCGCCGGGGAATCGAAAAGTCCACTATTGGGGCTACTAAGTCTTTATTTTGCACGGCACAGTGTTCAACTACTTGTTCATTTAATACAGGCAGTGGTACACCAACGCCTAACATCAAAGAAGGGCCATAACTTTTGAAATAACAACCTCGCACCCAATGAGCATCCATTTGCTTGGCATCACCAATTAAAGCTAAAGTGGCAGAAGGTCCAATCGGTGTCCGATTAGCTAAACGCTTTTGTAAGGGGAAGTGCTGAGTGCCTTCCCAAGCGACATAGCCAACACCGCCGCCTAAAAAAATTCTTGTACCTATACCAACGAGTTGCAAATCGGGGTCGTTGAATAAGGGGGAAATAGCACCGGGGTTGGAGTAAACGGCATTCCCCAGACGCGGTTGTAAAGGGCCGAGATAGGTGAAGAGAGGGCGATCGCCACCATTTACCCCAACAATAAAATTTTGATAAAGATTGCGCGGATTGAATAAATAAAACTGATTAATCGTGTCTCTAGTAACTGTAGTTTCAAAAGTTGCTCTAGGGTAACAATCTGTTACTTGTCCCTGCGCTTTGACGTGTATGGGTTTACCAGCGATCAAATCTTCGATTACATGACCGCCACCGCGTTCTCGGACTTCTTCCCCATCCATCGTTTCCACAGCACAACTCGCACCCAAATATAAATCTACTGCCCCAAAACCAGAGTATGCTGGCACGCCATCTAACCAGCAACGGCGAATTTTTATCGGCGGGTCTGTGTGTCCGAGATTGATAATTGCACCACTTGATTCCATCGGCTCAAACGTGCCAGTGGTAATTACATCAACTTCTTTAGCAGCTTTAGTAACACCAATTTCTACAACTCGTGCTTTTAATTCTTCAGTTGTCAACACTACCGCACGTTGGCGGCTGATTTTCTCATTAATTTCGGCAATTGTTCGCATCTTATCAGTGCTAGTGCTTCCTGTCTTCCTCTTTGAAGGATATCTTGATAAATCACAGACTCTTGCATAATTTCTTCTGGAAATAGTTGTAAACCTGGATGGACTGATACAGATTAGAAAGTA from Nostoc sp. UHCC 0926 includes these protein-coding regions:
- a CDS encoding homocysteine biosynthesis protein, coding for MRTIAEINEKISRQRAVVLTTEELKARVVEIGVTKAAKEVDVITTGTFEPMESSGAIINLGHTDPPIKIRRCWLDGVPAYSGFGAVDLYLGASCAVETMDGEEVRERGGGHVIEDLIAGKPIHVKAQGQVTDCYPRATFETTVTRDTINQFYLFNPRNLYQNFIVGVNGGDRPLFTYLGPLQPRLGNAVYSNPGAISPLFNDPDLQLVGIGTRIFLGGGVGYVAWEGTQHFPLQKRLANRTPIGPSATLALIGDAKQMDAHWVRGCYFKSYGPSLMLGVGVPLPVLNEQVVEHCAVQNKDLVAPIVDFSIPRRVRPTFGLVSYAQLKSGSITIEGKAVRVAPLASLFFSRQVALELKKWIEAGTFTLTEPVSPIPMERSFLPQDRRTDF